One Pseudomonadales bacterium genomic window, GCGGGATATTTCGGAAATTTCACCAACTCGGTTTTCACTCCGTTCTTTAACTTGCATCAACTGTAAATAATCGATCATGATAAGGGCAGGCTGGCCGTGCTCTCTGGCAATACGACGGGCTCGTGAACGTACATCTGTCGGTGACAATGAAGGCGTGTCGTCAATAAAGAGTTTTTTATCCTTGAGCAGGCTAACAGCCGAAGTGAGTCTTGGCCAATCATCATCATCTAGTTGGCCGGTACGTATTTTGGTTTGATCAATTCGGCCAAGAGAAGAAAGCATACGCATAATGAGCGACTCTCCTGGCATTTCCATGCTGAAAACAATGACCGGTTTGTCTCCTTGGATAACCGCGTGTTCAACGATATTCATCGCGAAAGTAGTTTTCCCCATCGAAGGGCGGCCTGCAATAATGATCAAATCTGAAGGCTGAAGACCGGCAGTCATAGTGTCTATATCGCTGTAGCCAGTGCTCAATCCGGTAATGGCATTATCGGAATGGTAGAGCTCGTCGATCCTTTCAATGGCCTTCGTTAAGAGAGGGTTTACTTCCTTTGGTCCGACAGTATTGGGGCGCTCCTCAGCAATCTGGAAGACCTTGCGCTCAGCATCATCCAATATTTCGGTGCTACTACGGCCACCAGTATCGAAGGCATCTCCAGCAATTTCATTGGCGACAGAAATTAACTGACGTAAAATTGAGCGTTCGCGTACGATGTCCGCATAGGCTTTAATATTTGAAACGCTGGGGGTGTTTTTGGCGAGCTCACCCAAATAAGAGAGGCCACCGACAGCTTC contains:
- the dnaB gene encoding replicative DNA helicase: MTKPALIDRETSALKLPPHSIEAEQSVLGGLMLDNNAWDAVSEVVVDKDFYRQEHRLIFRMMSKLVENTSPLDVITLSEALSKTNELEAVGGLSYLGELAKNTPSVSNIKAYADIVRERSILRQLISVANEIAGDAFDTGGRSSTEILDDAERKVFQIAEERPNTVGPKEVNPLLTKAIERIDELYHSDNAITGLSTGYSDIDTMTAGLQPSDLIIIAGRPSMGKTTFAMNIVEHAVIQGDKPVIVFSMEMPGESLIMRMLSSLGRIDQTKIRTGQLDDDDWPRLTSAVSLLKDKKLFIDDTPSLSPTDVRSRARRIAREHGQPALIMIDYLQLMQVKERSENRVGEISEISRSLKALAKELHVPVVSLSQLNRSLEQRPNKRPVMSDLRESGSIEQDADVIAFIYRDEVYNEDSPDKGIAEIIIGKQRNGPIGTRRLAFIGKYTRFEDLAHGNYDEY